Within the Thermostichus lividus PCC 6715 genome, the region TAGGGGCAGGCATTGCATTCCATGCTAAGAGAGATACGGTGAACGTCCTTACAGGCTGTTCAAAAAGCCGATGAGGCCATGACCAGTGATGACTTCTAGAGCCAACAGCGAGACAAAGCCAATCATTGCTAAGCGACCGTTGAACAATTCTGCGTAGGGAGTAAAGCCAGACTGTGGCTCACTCATCACATACATTTTGGGTTCGATGGCAAAGTTGTTCATTTTGCCTTGATCGTCAATGATGCTACCGCTTTTCATGTTGGAACTCCGTTTGTTACAAAGTGTTTCTTCTTCTTAATATAAGTTAACACTTTGTTTACAGAATTGCAACTGTACTGATCGCGCTGCGGCGATACCGACGACATCAGGGAGCCGCCATGGCTATCTGGTATGTATATATATTGACCAAAAGGGACACTAACCTGCGCCACTCCAACATCTTTGAGGGTGCAATTGGCTGTAAACCCTAGTAACAGCGACTAGCCCTAGCACGTCACGACGGCAAGGGGCTGACGTTTGCTGCTTAATCTAAGGTTGGTGGGGGTAGCAGGGGAGCTAAATATTGCCCCGTATAGGAGTGAGCCACAGCAGCAACCGCTTCGGGGGTTCCCACAGCAATGACCTCACCGCCGCGATCGCCCCCCTCAGGCCCTAGATCAATGATCCAGTCCGCACAGCGGATCACGTCAAGATTGTGCTCAATCACCAAAATGGAATTCCCTTTATCTACCAGCCGCTGCAGCACGTCAAGGAGTTTATGAACATCGTAAAAGGACAGCCCAGTTGTTGGCTCGTCAATGAGGTAGAGGGTTTTACCGGTGGCGCGGCGCGAGAGTTCCGCTGCCAGTTTCACCCGCTGTGCCTCACCGCCAGAAAGAGTAGGGGCGGTTTGACCCAACTTCACGTAGCCCAAGCCCACATCCACCAAGGTTTGCAATTTACTCACGGCTTTGGGAATATTCTCAAAAAAGGCTAGAGCCGTCTCCGCCGTCATATCCAGCACATCGGCAATGGAGCAGCCTTTGTACTTGACCTGTAGGGTATCGCGATTGTAGCGCGTCCCTTTGCAGACCTCGCACTGTACGTAAACATCCGGTAAAAAGTTCATTTCAATGACGTTGACCCCTTGGCCGCCACAGGCTTCGCAGCGCCCCCCTTGACGTTAAAGGAAAACTGCCCCGGTTTATAGCCCCGTGCCTTGGCCTCAACCGTTTGGCTAAACACCTCGCGGATAATATCAAACACCCCAATGTAGGTGGCAGGATTAGAACGCGGTGTGCGCCCAATGGGGGACTGATCAATCACAATCACTTTATCGATGGCGTTTAAGCCATGGATGCTCTCGACTCCTTGGGGCATGGGTACAGTCTGCCCCAAATGGTGTTGCAAGGCAGGATAGAGCACCTCGTGCATGAGGGTGGATTTCCCGGAACCGGAGACCCCCGTCAGGCATACCAACATTCCTAGGGGGATCTCCACTGTGATGTGCTTGAGGTTATTGCGGCTGACGTTTTTTAGGATCAGGGATTGGCCGCTGCCCTGTCGCCGTTGAGGGGGAGTTTCAATGCGTTTGCGTCCCGCAAGGTAGGCACCCGTTAAGGAGTCAGGATGCTCAAGAATAGTCTCGATACTGCCTTGAGCCACCACTTGGCCACCGTGGATACCGGCGCCTGGGCCAATATCCACAATGTAATCCGCGGCTCGCATGGTTTCTTCATCGTGCTCCACCACAATGAGGGTATTGCCCAAGTCCCGCAGCCGCAGCAGGGTTTGCAGGAGGCGTTCATTATCCCGCTGATGCAGACCAATACTGGGTTCATCGAGGACGTAGAGCACACCCGTTAAGCCGGAGCCAATTTGAGTTGCCAACCGAATGCGTTGGGCTTCGCCGCCGGAGAGGGTGGCAGCACTGCGATCTAGGGTGAGGTAATCTAGCCCCACATCCATCAAGAACTGTAGGCGAGCCGTAATTTCCCGCAGGGCTAGGTCGGCAATTTGCCGTTGGCGAGCCGTTAATTCAAGGGACTGAATCCGCGCTAAACACTCACGAATCGATACACTGGTGAGGGAGGTTAGGCGATACTGGCCAAGGCGCACCGCCAAGGCAGCCGGCTTGAGGCGCTGTCCCCCACAGGCAGCACAGACTTGGTTGACCAGATACTGCTCTAGTTTTTGCTTGTAGGCTTCGGAGGTACTTTCGCGGTAGTGCCGCTCTAGGATAGGGATCACCCCTTGGAACTGGCGGTAGTAGTCGCGAGGGCGGTAGCGGGAGTCGGCAGGTACTAAAATTGGCACATCGGTGCCGTAGAGAATAATCTCACGCTGTAACTCCGTGAGTTTGTGCCATGGGGTGTTGATGTCAAAGCCAAAGGCATCGGCAATGCCGCACAGAATGGCAAAGTAATAGTTGTGGTCTTTGTCTGCCCACGGGGCGATCGCTGCGTAAACGGGTAAATCGGGGTTTGGCACAATGAGTTCAGGGCTGAATTTGCGCAGATAGCCTAAGCCATGACACTCAGGACACGCGCCGTAGGGGGAGTTAAAGGAAAACAGCCGGGGGGATAGCTCATCCATCACTGCCCCATGCTCAGGGCAGGCAAAATTCTCAGAAAACATCAGGGACGCTGCTTGAGCCTCGCTAGGGGATGGCGGCACCACACTCACCATTGCGGTACCATTGGCGTGCTTTAGGGCAATTCGCAACGCATCCGCGAGGCGCTCTTCAATCCCCGGCTTGCACACGAGCCGATCCACCACAATGTCAATGGTGTGGTTGTGGTTTTTATCTAGCTCGATGGCATCACTGAGGTCGCGCACCTCACCGTCAATGCGGACACGCACAAACCCTTCGCTGGCTAGGCTAGAGAGCAGCTTTTTGTGGGTGCCTTTTTTACCCTTGACAATGGGGGCAAGCACCTGAAAGCGGGTTTGTGGGGCAAGCTGCATCACATGATCCACCATTTCATCCACCGTTTGCGGGCGAATGGGGCGATCGCAATGGGGGCAGTGCGGCTCCCCAGCCCGGCCATAGAGCAGGCGCAAATAGTCGTAAATTTCGGTGACGGTGCCCACCGTTGAGCGGGGATTGTGGGAGGTGGACTTTTGGTCGATGGAAATCGCTGGACTCAACCCCTCAATAGCATCCACGTCCGGTTTGTCCAGTTGCCCTAAAAACTGACGGGCGTAGGCACTCAAAGATTCAACGTAGCGGCGCTGTCCTTCAGCAAAAATTGTGTCAAAGGCTAAGGAGGATTTACCAGAGCCAGAAACGCCAGTAATCACAATCAGGCGATCGCGGGGGAGGTCAAGATCAATGTTTTTCAGGTTGTGCTGCCGCGCGCCACGGATGCGAATGTGGCCGGTAGCGTGCCCCATGGGATGCCTCGAAAGTTAAAAAAACGTTACATCAGGCGTATTATAGCAACCCCATTGCCGGCCAATGGTCGCAACAAGCTTTTACTATTTGTGAATAAAATTGGAAGCATTTACCAAAACTTAAAAATTCTTCCCAATCTGGCATTATGCTGTATAGAACTCCTCTTCCTGTGGGATCAATCCAGTAATGATCTCAGCGTTGAGCGATCGCCCTGCGGCTGATTTGCCCTTGCTCTGCCGATTGAAGCTTGAATGAACCGTAGTCCTATGTTGCAATTAGACCCGATTTCCAAAGTTGCTCCCCCAAGTGCAGGCCGTAAAGGTTTGGTGATGGCGATCGGTGGTGCGGAGGATAAAGTCCGAGGGCGGCAGATTCTAACCACATTTTGTCAACGCTCCGGCGGGCTGGATGCCGTGATTGGCGTTATTCCCTCGGCCTCCCGGGAACCCGATGCCATGGGGCGGCTGTACCACGATATTTTCCGGGAAATCGGCGTGCGCGATGTAGAAATCCTCCTAGTGGGCGATCGCGCCGATGCTGAAAACGAAGACCTCTTAGCCCGCATGAGCCGCTGTAGTGGCATTTTTATGTCGGGGGGCGATCAGCTGCGGCTGTCGGCTCTCTTGGACGAGACCCCGTTGGTCTATCAACTGCGGCATCAAGTATGGGAGGGCAAATCAGTGCTTGGTGGCACCAGTGCCGGCGCAGCAGTCATGGGGGAATGCATGATTGCCAGCGGCGGCAGCAACGAAGCACCCAATCGATCCCTAGTAGATTTAGCAACCGGCCTTGGCTTTCTCCCCGATGTACTGGTAGATCAGCACTTCCACAACCGCAATCGCCTTGCGCGGCTCATTAGTGCGATTTCCGCCCATCCCGATAAACTGGGCGTTGGCGTGGATGAAGATACCTGTGCCATGTTTGAAGCGGATGGCACACTGCGCGTCCTTGGCCGTGGCTCGGTGACGATTGTTGATCCGCGGGATGTCAGCTACACGAACTATGCCCACGTCGATGTGACAGAGCCGCTGAGTATCTATAACCTGCGTCTGCACATCCTCAGCGATGGCGACTGCTACAA harbors:
- a CDS encoding chlorophyll a/b-binding protein encodes the protein MKSGSIIDDQGKMNNFAIEPKMYVMSEPQSGFTPYAELFNGRLAMIGFVSLLALEVITGHGLIGFLNSL
- a CDS encoding cyanophycinase, which produces MLQLDPISKVAPPSAGRKGLVMAIGGAEDKVRGRQILTTFCQRSGGLDAVIGVIPSASREPDAMGRLYHDIFREIGVRDVEILLVGDRADAENEDLLARMSRCSGIFMSGGDQLRLSALLDETPLVYQLRHQVWEGKSVLGGTSAGAAVMGECMIASGGSNEAPNRSLVDLATGLGFLPDVLVDQHFHNRNRLARLISAISAHPDKLGVGVDEDTCAMFEADGTLRVLGRGSVTIVDPRDVSYTNYAHVDVTEPLSIYNLRLHILSDGDCYNLHTHQVQHKCVLPPLN